One segment of Tachyglossus aculeatus isolate mTacAcu1 chromosome 16, mTacAcu1.pri, whole genome shotgun sequence DNA contains the following:
- the ATP5MK gene encoding ATP synthase membrane subunit DAPIT, mitochondrial translates to MAGAEADGQFQFTGFKKYFNSYTLTGRRNYVLATYGSIALLILYFKLKPKKSPAVTAK, encoded by the exons ATGGCAGGAGCAGAAGCTGATGGACAGTTCCAGTTTACTGGGTTTAAAAAATACTTCAATTCCTACACGCTCACAGGCAGGAGGAAT TATGTTCTCGCCACATACGGAAGTATCGCTTTGCTGATTCTGTACTTCAAGCTAAAGCCTAAAAAATCGCCAGCTGTGACAGCAAAATAA